From the genome of Aspergillus oryzae RIB40 DNA, chromosome 4:
GGATCAATTGCTGCTACATGTAAGACAAACACTGATGGACCAACCAACTCAACTACAAAGGAAGACTCATGCAGGTAAACTCCACAATCGATCTCAGCTCTCCACAGCCCCATTCAGACCTTTCCCGTTCACGTCATTTACGCTATTCAGTTCATGCACTCCATTCACACCATTGACCCCCTTCCCTTTATGCACTCCTTTGATCCCCTTCATCGATCCATTCTCATGCACCTTGTGCGCATCATTGCCAGGGCCCTCAGCTACGGAATCCTCGGGAGGTGCTTTTGGGCGCGCCAGGCTTTTCCTGGCCCTCTTCAAAGTCGAAACGACACTTGCGGGGTTGGGCAGATTGGGATTGTCGCCACCCTTCTTGGGGATTGACTCTTTGTCTAGAATCCCCGCTTTGACCATCTCGTTCACACTCGAATGGATCTTGGCTTCGACTGGAATATCCCGCGGGGCTCCCAAGTTGGGTGGAAACCTTCTGGGAACCCactctcctttctccagTTCTAATCGGGTGAAGATAGGTAGTATCTCTGCCAGGTCTTCATTCAGTATAGTCACAacgcaaagaaaaagaagaaaggaaaagaaagaaaggaacagaaggtgGGGAGTAAAAGGGTGCATACCGAGGATCCACCAGAAGATAACCATCAAGAAAGCCGATGCATGCCCGAACCAGAGACAATCATGTGGCTGATTAGTGTGACGCCTGACTTCCCACGCATTGGTCCCCGGCTCCTCCTTCCCGGGAAACACGCTTTCAGCTCTCAAGACATCTTCGACATTAGTCGTTTGAAATTCCAGCTTACTTTCCGAGCCTTCCAGGTGCAGAACTTCCTGGACCATCCAATTCAATGGTGTATCAGAAAGCAAATGTTTCTGGCCTTTCTGGAGATTGTATCCACCGCCCACATCGCTGTGGTTCCCCGCAAACCACACTTCCTTGAAGTCGGAATTGAGCCCATTCTTGTCCATCATGTAGAGGGCGGGCTTGAACTTCAGCCGTCTCTCATGGATAGACACTGCGTGTCGAATGTACTTGGCGGCGGGCGTCGCGATGTATCGATATGACGTGCGAAAAAAGGGGATCTCAAACTGACCCACACTATTGACACAGTCGAACAAGCCAAGGAAGTGTATACCCACGCCCAGTCGGCAAAAGGTTCTCTTGAACTTCTTCATGAACTCATTCAGCTCCCGATCCTTTTCGGTCTGAGGAACATTGCCGCGGGATTGTTCATAGTTGCTGAATGTCTCCCAGGCGAAATGAACCatttcctcatttcctctGGACAGAAGACCCAATTCATGAACCATCTCCGCGAGGAATCGTGCAGTGTAGGCACCACGGGAGAATCCAAAGATGTAGATATGATCACCTTCAGAATAGTAACGCATGAGAAAACGATAGCCGGCAAGGACATGATCGCTAAACGATGAGCCAACTGCTTGATCAACAGCGCTGATGATCTTGGATTTGATCTTGGGCCAGAATCGAACCAGtccagagctggaggacTGGCCTTTGACGTAGGTCCCGATACCGGCTGGCAATGGTTAGTATACGGTTATCTGGCAACAACTACGCTTGAATCTGCAACATACGTTGGTAATAGTGAAATTGATTTGGAGCGTGTCGATCCAGCATTTGATAAATCTTCATGATATTTGTGTCTgattcatttccttggaacTGGTTGCCTGTGCCGTCGAAACACAAGACAATCCGACGTGGGTTGTCCCCAGGAGCATCTGTTTCGCTTGTCGCGTGTGGCATTGTGAGGTACGAGTTCAGGAATACAGAGTATTAAGGGTATGAGGGTAGTATCAAGAACGAGACTCTGTGTTGAATGACCGGAAACCCGGCAGTCCCAGCTTATGAATATCTCTAGGGTCTCGGTGATGTTCTAATTGGGATACAAGTCCATGAGAAACACATGTGATATTCAGCTTCAtattgcttttctccttatccctttttctttgtataaCCGAGAATATTCTCGCCCCAAGCGCCGGACTTCGCCGCGCTGAGCGGTTGCCATGCGTTTGTGTGCATATATTCTGGGTCCCAATGGCTGCGAAGCAATCGCCGATTCTAGGGATAGATTTATTGCTTGACCGCATCCCTGTTGCAGAGATTTCCATGCAGTGCAACATGATGCACATTCATGCGAAGGATCCCATTGGTTAGAAATGATGTAGCCATAGTCCAGATGCTCAGCTCGGGTTTTCCGGTTCAAGAGGGGTTGTTGGAAAGCCCTCCAATACAGGCTAAGTTATGGAATCTGAAATATACATGTGGCTGGCTGGATAGTCAATGTGGTTTGTGAAATATGTGAGTGGATGTGCGGTTAGCTTCCAGCAATAACTCCGCGGGCACTCGTACAGCAGACTTACAAGGGCATCGGATGCAAGCCCCTGGTAGAAAGAAGCAATTCACAACGCCCAAAAAAGCAAGAGCCAATGTGACGTGTGATGCCGGAGATTCTCGGCTCTCCCTCGTTAGGTATCCACTCTCATTAAAGTATGTCCTTGAGCTGATGagcaagggaagagaatTGACTTGACAGTCTGCCTCGGAGCAAGAGTGCAAGTGGCACTGTGGCAAAGTGATCCAGCTTCCTCGTATCGATCTATGCGCAACTGTCATATCTGGTAATCCGAGTTCACGACAGGACTAGACCTTGTCGAGAAATATCCGAACAAAAAGTGGATCTATCAACGAGGAAGAATGGTATATAACCTGGGGGACTTGACGACCTTCTCCCATTTTCCCCAGAAACTCAAGATTTGTTCTCATTGCAGAGACTCTTTTACACTTCTTGGTTGTTAAACTCTGTTGCTTAGCGATAGTGACATTGCCCTGAAGGCAGGAGAACCATCATGGGGTGGTTGAGCACTACGACTAAGTCGTCCTGGAATCCCTTCAGTACGGGTTCCTCGGGCTCATCTCTAGGTATGTCTCCTCAATACTATGTATACAATTGGAAACCACTGCTGATACTAGAAAAGTCAAAAATATATTGCCTGGGCCTTCAGACAGCGGTGGCTCTTTGGCATCGCTGGCCTTCGGTTCTAAGGACCAAAAATGGTTCCAAAGCGTCCTGAGTAAATTCGGTTTCAACGGTGTTCTCGCGACTGTACTTagcttctttctctatgCTCTCTACCTCAAGTTcgtcagccatgatgagaaAGGCTTGCAAACTttgatcaaagaaaaggcatCCCAGTATCTCGGCAAGATCCCAGGCCTCAACAAGCTCTCCTTCCTGAAAGGACATCTGCCTTTGGGTAAATTTTCAAAGTCACTGATTCCGAAGGCAACGAAAGGTGCGCTCGGAAGTATTGCTGGAAGTAGTGGTGGTATACTGTCAAAACTCAATCCCTTCAACTGGAAAATCTTCAACAAGCGGAAGAttgctgaggaagaggatgatatgaGGTATCAAGCAGGTGAACCCTACGGAGACCCGGAAGTTCTGGCTCCCACCCTGCGCGACGATCTTAAAGCTGTCGGGCTCAAGGCTGGTGTCCAAGATCTGAAAGTGCTTCTGGATGTCGTCAAGAATAAGGGCAAACCCATTGATGATCGAGATTTGACGGTAAGTCGCACGAGAATCTAAGGATATAGCGCTTGCTAACAGGACCTTAGATGGAGAAACTCATCGCTATTGTCTCGTCCCTGCCTCGAAACTCCAAAGCGAGGGAGAAGTTGACTGGCGTTCTCATTGATACGCTCTGGCAGAGTTTACCTCATCCACCCATGACCTATCTCGGTAACAAATATCAATATCGGACACCTGATGGAAGCTACAACGTGAGTTATAATGAGCAATATGATCGTTATTGAGGTTGACTAATCGATATATTAGAACCCTCTTCAACCAGACTTAGGAAAAGCGGGCAGCCCTTATGCGAGAAACGTTCCCAAATTGAAGCACATGCATGGTGTTCCTCCCGATCCAGGTCTTCTTTTTGACTGTAGGTGTTAAACTGCATTCTTCCCATTGAAGAAACTACTAACTCATCTAGTGCTCATGGCTCGAAGCGATGAAACTTTCAAAGAAAACCCAGCTGGTCTGTCATCCGTGCTTTTCTATCACGCAACGATTATCATTCATGGTAAGATAGACCCGCATAAAACCTTGAACAGTCTGCTTATGTGAGTTAGATATCTTCCGGAGCAACCGATTTGATCCTAACATCAGTGACACGTCTTCTTACCTTGACCTCGCCCCTCTGTATGGATCCAGCCTGGAGGATCAGATGAAGGTTCGAACCAAGGTCCGCGGTTTACTCAAGCCAGACACCTTCAGTGAGAAGAGACTCATTGGAATGCCCCCCGGCGTTAATGCAATTCTCGTGATGTATAACCGTTTCCACAACTATGTAGCCGACAACCTCCTTAAGATCAATGAGGGAGGACGGTTTTCGCTGCCCGCAACCAAATCcgaggaggacaagaaggctGCACTGGCCaaacaggatgaagatctaTTTCAGACTGCTCGACTGTGAGGACCAAAAACTGACTATTGATTTTATATGTTTGCTAATCAGCAAATTGTCTAGGGTTACCAATGGTCTCTACGTTAATATCTCATTGCACGACTATATCCGAGGCCTGGCCAACGTTCATCATTCATCGAGTGACTGGACTCTTGATCCTCGagtcaagatcaacaagatcTTTGACTCGGAGGGTGTTCCCCGAGGAATCGGTAACCAGGTGTCTGTCGAATTCAATCTCTTGTACCGCTTCCACTCTATTATCTCCCGTCGCGATGAGAAATGGATGAACGAGTTCTTCGCAGATATCTTCGGTCAAGACAAGAAGGTTGACCAGCTCACTCCACAGGAATTCATCCAGGGTCTTTATCGCTTCGAACAGAGCATTCCCGAGGATCCCAGTGAGCGTGAATTTGGCGGACTCAAGCGTGGTGAAAATGGCAAATTCAGTGACGCCGACTTAGTACAGCTGATGAAGGATAGCATGGAGGACCCTGCAGGCTGCTTCGGTGCCAGGATGGTTCCAAAGGCGCTCCGTGTTATTGAGATTCTGGGTATCATTCAGGCAAGGAAGTGGCAGCTAGCCTCTTTGAATGAGACGCGCGACTTCTTCAAACTCAAGCGCCACGAGACTTTCGAGGATGTTAACTCGAATCATGAGATTGCTGATCTTCTGCGCAAGCTCTATGATGATCCtgacatggttgaaatgTATCCTGGGCTGTtcctcgaggatatcaagcCACGCATGGATCCTGGTATACTTACCTCCCTTACTTTCTGAAAATCTTTTGCTTACGAGTAGGGTAGGTCATGGTGGATGCACCCCTTACACCGTTGGAAGAGCAGTGTTCAGTGACGCCGTTACGCTTGTTCGATCGGATCGGTTCCTTACTATTGACTACACGGCTTCGAACCTCACCTGCTGGGGTTATAACGAAGTTCAACAGGACTATGACATGTAAGATCAATTATTTCCTTCCTTTTATAGATGATGGCTAACAAGAATTTATCTAGTCTGGGTGGCTCGATGTTCCACAAATTGTTCCAGCGCGCTCTTCCCAACTGGTTCCCGTATAACTCATTGCATATCACCCAGCCTATGTACACCAGGAAGATGAACGAGCAGATCGCCCGGGAAATTGGAACTATCGACGAGTATACCCTTGATGACCCTTCGCCGCCTCCAAAGACCGTTATCGTGACCAAGCActccaccatcaccaagcTCTCGAAGGACCAGGCCAACTTCCGTGTTATCTGGGCTAAGTATCTGAATGAGATGATTCCGGGTAGAGACTTCAGTGGCTACATGTTGCTAGGCGACAAGCCGGCCAACACTGATCAGAAGACTCTCGTCAAGGAGATCCTCTACAGTCCCGCCGAGTTCGTGCAATTGTTGTCGGAGACAGCGGTGTCCGTGGCCAAAGAGCAACTTGCCACTGAGACATTGAACTTGACATCGGAGTTGCACCAGGTTGACATCGTTCGGGAGTaagttattttttttttcttaaaaAACACTATTATTCTGAATTCACACTAACTTCTCTCTAGCGTCGCCATCCCTATGGTGACTAGGATTTTGGCCGATCTTTTCTGTCTGGACCTCAAGACCCCCGAGAACCCGAACGGAACTTACAACGTCGCAGAGCTATACAAGTATATCATTGACGTGCGTATCTTTGGTTTCAACAATGATGATCCAGGATTGGCTTTACAACGCAGAAAATGGGCTCGTGAGGGTGCAGAATCTCTTACCAAGACCACGTTGAGGGTCGTATCCAACTTGCCCGCTTCGGAGAAATCTGGAAAGGGAATCGTTAAGGGGGCCGTTTCTACAGCCAAGAGCATCGCCTCCAAAATTCCTCTGGTCGGCAAGCTGGTTGGAGACGGCAAAGGCGTTGAAGGGCAGTCGACAAGTGGCTCGTTGCGCTGGTATGGATACAATGTGGCTAAAGAATTAATTGCTTCAGGAAAGACTCCCGCAGAGGTTGCAGATATCAGCTGGATGAACGCtgtcggtggtgttggtgcaACTATTGGAGTGGTTCGTACACCTGGTCTACGGAAAGTAGTGTCTGCCCGAGTCTCAGCTGACATGAGATCTAGTTTACCGATGTCCTCAACTATTTCCTCCAGGATGAGAACTCCCACCACTGGGAAGAGATTCAAAAGCTTGCTGCTAGCTCGGACTTGGAATCATCAAACAAGTCTCTCCGGCAGTACGTCCTCGAAGCTCAACGCTTGACCAGCACCCAACGAAGCATCCGTCTCTGTGCGGGCAAGGCCGTGATTGATGGACAGAGCTTCGAACCTGGCAACTTGGTGATCTGCCTATTGGTATGTTAGATCTTAAGAGTTTCATGAAATCAAAACTAATTCTATACACTAGGGTGCGGCGTGCAAGGATCCCGATGCTGTCCCCGACCCAGAAGCATTCAAGCTTGATCGACCATCGAGCGCGTATATCCACTTCAACGTTGGACCACACGAGTGTCTCGGACGAGAAATCGCCCTGTCGTGCATCACTTCCCTGGTCCGTGTCTGTGCTGGCCTGAAGAACCTCCGAGCAGCCCCCGGTCAAATGGGCGTCCTGAAGAGTATCACCACCGGTACTGAAAAGCACTTCCTCAACGACAGCTGGTCTACCCTTACCGTCGACCCAACCAGTAAGTCCCCTGACTCTATAATTCATAACATATACTAATTACCCATCAGCCTGGAAAATCCACTTCGAAGGCCAGGGCCAGGGCATTCACCATCCCCCTAAGATCCCAGTCACCGCAGGCCGAGACCTCAATGCCCTATCCAACGCCTTGAAGAAACAACACCAGGACAAGTTACAAGAAACTGTCTCAAAAGTAGCCAACGGCGTCACAGCCCCACTGACCAAACTCATCCCATCCAATGGTCCCAGCAACGGCGCCTCCACCCCAGGCCACCTCCCGCTCCCCATCAACCCCTTCCAGAATGGCAACGGTAACAGCAACGGCGTCGCAAACGGCAATACCCACCCaagcctcctccaccaagcTGTGTCCTCAGCCGCTGCGATCCCACAGCACGCCCTGGGCACAGTCCACGATGTCGCCCACAACACCGTCGGCCATTTGCCTGGTGGCCAGCAGGTCACAGACTTCACTCACGGCCTGGTCCACCCCTTCGCTGGAGCTGTGTCTCCGGGTCAAACTCAAACTCCGCCTCAGGGTCAGACTCAACCCCACCAGGGGAACTGGTTCTTTCTCCCCCATGGCATGGAAAATGCTGCCAAGCAGGTTCCGGGACATCTTTTTGGTCAGACAGCATAGAGTGGTCCGGATGTATTTTGTTGGACTTGAGATGTATGAGAagtggagggggtggtggtcGTGGAATCGGTGGGGTTGATAGTATTTTGCTTTGAATTTGTTAGGTAAGATAGTAGTAGCAAAATCCATGTTCTTATTGCTTTTATTTGTGTGCCGTGAGAAGAGTGTCTCATAAAACACCTGAGCTTAATAGATCGGGACTACAGATGACACCTGGAAGAACGTAGGGGTCTGTTCTGAAAATCTAATAATTTGCTATAAATGCTAAATGCTAATAAGCCACAACTTGATTCTACCATTATATACCGTCCAAGATCAGATGACTAGTACAATAAATAGTTCAAATAAAAACCACTCTGGACCTTTGACAGTAGGTATAAGAGACCATGATCCTGTATATAGCTCTGTTACTAACCTCTGAATCAGACACAACTACGCATACCGAAACCACAAGGATCCCAATACCTTCTAGACATTAAGTAAAGAGATTTCCATAGTAGAGCTCTTCTGACTAGCACATACATATGAATCTACATACCACCAACTCACGGTAAGTAATTACAGCTAGTAGTCTGCACCACCGGTTTCAAGTTCCCCATATTCACAGTCCTTACTTGATataagaagatggaaaagagaaagaaagagagaaaagacaagacaagacaCTCAACTCCAAGAACCAATACTCTACTCAACCTCTTcacaacccaaaccaaaGATACCCCGaactatgtacagtacatacatcaccTCAACCCAAATAACACTCAAACCAACCCTTTCTACCAAAAAGTCCCAATCTACCAAGCCCATACCCAGAATTAACATCCCCAAGTCCAATTCCacaaccccaccaccaaaagcacACGCACATACTCACTAATACCTGCACATGCAGCTCTCAGCTCGACCCACCAGCccaccaaccaaccaaccaatcaGAACACCAGCGTTAGGGCTACGAGAGCACCCTGCATAAGACAAACCAATCAGACCCGTCCTTTGCTCACTACATCCATGATccatttctttgcttcttaCTGATCGGGGTTATTACAAGGTGGTATTTATATTTGCTTTTGATAGTATCAGGGATGTATTGGTCGGTTATGTCTACAGTGTTCTCTGCACTATGTAGGCATGTGGATATGCTGGGTTACTTACTTGATCCTTGATCCTGGGTGTGCATGTTTCATGCAGGTATTACATAGGAGGAGGGGGTTAGGTTAGTCTTGCTTTTGCTACCTCCTGATTCCTTCTCTTGGTTTGGGCTGGTGGATTGTCAAACATGACGCGTTGCGTACGTCTGTACTGTATAGTTGGTGCTCTGGTGTCGTATTCATGATGATCTACGTTGACGGTGAGGGATATACCTAGATAGATTGTAGAAAGAGGGGtgccaaagaaagaaaaagaaaacatactaACAGCACGGCATGTGAAGTCGGAATTAAGATGAACTGGAACACAGAGTGGTGAGAATGAAGGTATGAAAAGGTCCCCGAATCCTGCCTACAACTCTCAAGACTAGACTAGGACAAcaatccttttctcttctcttctctactCTTCTCAAGTTATATCATACAAGACCAAGTATCAAAGACAAGTCAAAatggcagcaacagcagcaatgaCTCTCCCACCAACCGAAATCCTCCATCTAGATAACCGAACTCGGATATCGCTGGATTCTCTCCGCTGCTGAACGAACTCATATTGCGTCTTTGTTGAGGACTGGTGGCatgttttcctctttccctttcttcattttctcaacCCAGTTCTTCTATGTAAGGTTGAGGGTAAGGGAGAGAAATAACTAAAAAACACAGCTGATGCCATCACCCTCCGCGGAAACATCATGGCCCAGGAACGTCGTGTCTGCGCCCACTGCGGCAAGTACTCTGGTCTCGATGACCTGGTTCATGATGCCTTGGCACTGGGTATCCACAGCGACGACTTCATGCTTGATGTCTTGTAGCATGGACCGAAGAATCCCAGTCCGCCTCATAACCTGCTCTGCTCGAATTGCGGGGAGCAGCATGATGGCACTTTTTGGTGGATCCCTGGCACCGACTGGTAATGAGCCTGGGTAATGTTTGattgatgctgctgctgtttgttggtttttctggaGTATTTAGTTATGCAATGTGAATGCGTTATTTAAAAAGGCTTCCACTGTAGAGGTTCGCTATCCTTATTTCAGTAATTTGAAGCATGATAGAGAGTTGCAGACCCAATGATATACTATAGCACATGCTAAAGACGCAGGAATCGTTATTCCATTTTATTAGACAAATCGAAAGTCAAGCTTCTCCACGGAGAAGTAAGCCACCCAGTCCCGTAGTATAACCCTCATGAAGAAACGCCAAAAACACCAGAGACAAGGCTTCATGTCTGTATGCTCATGTTTCCATGGCATCGCCCACATCCGACTCGCCATCTACAACTCCCAGTAGCTTGGCATATGGTACCGTTACCCGCTGGAGGTCTCGGTGTTTGCCTAGACAATGTTCGCATTAGTATGAGTCCACGAATACATAGGGAGGATAAAAGCTTACCCAGTGCCAGAATGACCTCCTTCAATAACACCTCTCGCGGCCAGCCACAGAGGGTCTCTGAACTTTCTCGCCAGTTCCGGTCTTCTTGTTCGTTTTCCTGTAGGCGCTGGGCAGTTCCggcctcgtcttcctcaaaCAACCCACCAATTAAGCCCTTTAGCAATTCTTCGACCTTCATCTTGAGACCTTCTGCTCCAATACGTTTAGCATACATCGAGAGGTACAGCCGAAACTCCTCCTTGGCTCCGAGGGACAATGCCGCCGCAAGTCTGTTTTCCAGATGGGCAATAGATACGCTCGATTCGAAACTCTCGTAGCCTTCGCGGGAGAGAAGAACCTTGATCAACCGTTGGAGGAAGTATGCTCGTCCGCGGAGTAGCGTCTCGCTGGTCGTGTTGCGTTCCAAGAATGGGATAATTCCAGCTGATACAGCAGCCTTTGCGTCCTTGTCTTTTTGCGCATCAGCGGTCTGGAGGTTGCCCACCGGCGCTTCGGTAGTGTTCCAGTACTGACTGCCGACAGCCCACCAAGGCTCTGAAATCCGCTGCCATGTAAACATGGAAGGCGAATAGGAGTAACCCTCTCCATTCGACATGGCGACCACTATTCGGCCTTCGGAATTGATCCGTGCGTTAGTGATTGCCGGCGCGGCTGACGGGTGTGCGCCCAGTGTGTGGATTGCCGCATCCAGTGCGGGCTGAAGGGAAACAGGCGGATGAGGCGAGGAGAGATGTTTGACATTCCAAACATAGCACATCCCAACGGCTGATATACAGAGGATCCATGGCCCATTGCATTCTAAGATCACCGGCTGCGCCTCAAGCACGAGCGCACTGACAAGACGACGACCAGCTGGGGTCCAGATGTAAACTGATCCGTCTTCACAGGCCGCAGCCCACATGCTCTGGTTGCCCGTCACGAGTAGGACCGTTCGTGGAAGGAAATCCTGCCACAGGGGCTGTTCACCCCGGAAGAGTGTGAGCCGCACCGGCTCCCGGTCTACTGCGCGGCCGGTCAAGCTAGCGGCTGACGGGTTGCGAGCTTCAAAGACAACATCAACGCGGGATTTGCTGGACTCTCCCGACGCACTTGGTGGTTCAGTCGGCTTCCCATTAGGGTCAATGGCTCGGAGTATCTGGTTTCGGACCTTGGGTACGGCTAGTCGTACCTGGCTCATGGCCATACAAGGATTCGTCACCGCAGGTCGAATAAACTCTGGTGTCGGTTGTTGACCGGTGGGAGCGGGTTGCGGTCGTGCAGGGAGAAGGCCATCTGGGGTGTTCGTAAGAAGAGGGGTAGCACCATTCTGACTTGCCAATGCGACACGCTTTTCTACATGcccatcatcgtcttcctccagctgcGCGAGCTTGCGCTTATTCCCAAAGAGCAGAGTGGCAAGGCCCCCCTTCGGTAAACCGTCGAAGGGCTTAGAGAGATCGACAATAGACTGGGGTGTATCGGCCTTCACCTGGTTGCTAACCGAGGCCATCAAGCGGGCCTGAGGCAGGGAGGACTCAGCTGCACCTGCACCGGACACCAAAAGCGGGGCAATACGCTTCTTGCCGTCCTTGGTGTATGTAGGACGTTGCTTCAGTCTTTCAAGTTTTGCTTGATACGGGTCAGGCTTCTCCGGCTCTGGGGCCGATGGCGTTGCGGTCCCGTTGGGCTGGCTCTTCTGTGCATCTGGGGCCGGAGACGATGGCCGTGCTGGGGTTGGGGCATTAGAAGGTAGAAGTGCGGGCTTTTCGTTGGTTATATTATCGGCCTGGTCATCGCCCATCAGGGCACCCATTCGCCCTTCGACACCCTTGATCTCACcagccttgctcttctcctcaAGCAGCAATCCATCTGGAGTCTCTGTGATGCCGGCGCCCTTTCTGTTGGTCCCAAATTTGGTAAGCGacttctcattctcctccatAGCCGTTGCGTATCCCAAATCACCGTCCTCGAACCGGACTGCGAGTATCGTGCCATCCAGTGCCGTTGCGTAAAGACATTTTCCGTCGGGACTCCAAGCCAGATCAGATAGAGATTTGGCGGCAAGCTCCTGAGCAACCACAATCGGCCTGGGGTTACTGGTGATCCAGATGCTTAGGGATTTATCTCCTCCCGCACAAGCAATGACGGTCACTAGGTTTTGTGCGCCATGTTGATTATCCATCGCTTGTTTGTCGACCGGCTGACTGGCGTACAGTCGGGGGGAAAAGGCACACACTTCCACAGGAGCTTCATGTCCGATCAGGTTTATGTCCCCATCCCAGGACCCACGGTTGATTATCGCGACGGAACTGACCGGTCCATTGACGGCATTTGCAGCGGCGATGTGCATACCATCGGGCGACCATGAACATCGACGGAAATAAGCAGTGAGAGGGGAGTTGGCGAAAGGCGCGGAGATGGTCTGTTCAAGGACGAAATTGTTCATCTGGTCATGAGCGGTCGAGTTCGGGGCAGGAGAGGTAAAACGAAAGATTCGGACAGTGCGATCATCGCTGGCCGTAGCAAAATACTTGTTAGCTGGATCGAAAGTTATCCCTTTGACATGAGACTGATGTATGGAAATCgtcttcagcttctcaaaTGTATGCCCTGACCACACTACCACCTTAGAATCCAATCCGACAGACACCAGGATAGAAGAGTCGTAGGACCAGCCCAAGTCTTGAACGTCATTATCGTGGCCTATCAGTCGCCGGACCGTGCGCCAGTTTTCCACAGGAGGTGCCTCGTTCGACCCTATGTGCA
Proteins encoded in this window:
- a CDS encoding peroxidase/cytochrome P450 family protein (predicted protein) encodes the protein MGWLSTTTKSSWNPFSTGSSGSSLDSGGSLASLAFGSKDQKWFQSVLSKFGFNGVLATVLSFFLYALYLKFVSHDEKGLQTLIKEKASQYLGKIPGLNKLSFLKGHLPLGKFSKSLIPKATKGALGSIAGSSGGILSKLNPFNWKIFNKRKIAEEEDDMRYQAGEPYGDPEVLAPTLRDDLKAVGLKAGVQDLKVLLDVVKNKGKPIDDRDLTMEKLIAIVSSLPRNSKAREKLTGVLIDTLWQSLPHPPMTYLGNKYQYRTPDGSYNNPLQPDLGKAGSPYARNVPKLKHMHGVPPDPGLLFDLLMARSDETFKENPAGLSSVLFYHATIIIHDIFRSNRFDPNISDTSSYLDLAPLYGSSLEDQMKVRTKVRGLLKPDTFSEKRLIGMPPGVNAILVMYNRFHNYVADNLLKINEGGRFSLPATKSEEDKKAALAKQDEDLFQTARLVTNGLYVNISLHDYIRGLANVHHSSSDWTLDPRVKINKIFDSEGVPRGIGNQVSVEFNLLYRFHSIISRRDEKWMNEFFADIFGQDKKVDQLTPQEFIQGLYRFEQSIPEDPSEREFGGLKRGENGKFSDADLVQLMKDSMEDPAGCFGARMVPKALRVIEILGIIQARKWQLASLNETRDFFKLKRHETFEDVNSNHEIADLLRKLYDDPDMVEMYPGLVGHGGCTPYTVGRAVFSDAVTLVRSDRFLTIDYTASNLTCWGYNEVQQDYDILGGSMFHKLFQRALPNWFPYNSLHITQPMYTRKMNEQIAREIGTIDEYTLDDPSPPPKTVIVTKHSTITKLSKDQANFRVIWAKYLNEMIPGRDFSGYMLLGDKPANTDQKTLVKEILYSPAEFVQLLSETAVSVAKEQLATETLNLTSELHQVDIVRDVAIPMVTRILADLFCLDLKTPENPNGTYNVAELYKYIIDVRIFGFNNDDPGLALQRRKWAREGAESLTKTTLRVVSNLPASEKSGKGIVKGAVSTAKSIASKIPLVGKLVGDGKGVEGQSTSGSLRWYGYNVAKELIASGKTPAEVADISWMNAVGGVGATIGVFTDVLNYFLQDENSHHWEEIQKLAASSDLESSNKSLRQYVLEAQRLTSTQRSIRLCAGKAVIDGQSFEPGNLVICLLGAACKDPDAVPDPEAFKLDRPSSAYIHFNVGPHECLGREIALSCITSLVRVCAGLKNLRAAPGQMGVLKSITTGTEKHFLNDSWSTLTVDPTTWKIHFEGQGQGIHHPPKIPVTAGRDLNALSNALKKQHQDKLQETVSKVANGVTAPLTKLIPSNGPSNGASTPGHLPLPINPFQNGNGNSNGVANGNTHPSLLHQAVSSAAAIPQHALGTVHDVAHNTVGHLPGGQQVTDFTHGLVHPFAGAVSPGQTQTPPQGQTQPHQGNWFFLPHGMENAAKQVPGHLFGQTA
- a CDS encoding T6SS phospholipase effector Tle1-like catalytic domain-containing protein (uncharacterized conserved protein): MPHATSETDAPGDNPRRIVLCFDGTGNQFQGNESDTNIMKIYQMLDRHAPNQFHYYQPGIGTYVKGQSSSSGLVRFWPKIKSKIISAVDQAVGSSFSDHVLAGYRFLMRYYSEGDHIYIFGFSRGAYTARFLAEMVHELGLLSRGNEEMVHFAWETFSNYEQSRGNVPQTEKDRELNEFMKKFKRTFCRLGVGIHFLGLFDCVNSVGQFEIPFFRTSYRYIATPAAKYIRHAVSIHERRLKFKPALYMMDKNGLNSDFKEVWFAGNHSDVGGGYNLQKGQKHLLSDTPLNWMVQEVLHLEGSESKLEFQTTNVEDVLRAESVFPGKEEPGTNAWEVRRHTNQPHDCLWFGHASAFLMVIFWWILGMHPFTPHLLFLSFFSFLLFLCVVTILNEDLAEILPIFTRLELEKGEWVPRRFPPNLGAPRDIPVEAKIHSSVNEMVKAGILDKESIPKKGGDNPNLPNPASVVSTLKRARKSLARPKAPPEDSVAEGPGNDAHKVHENGSMKGIKGVHKGKGVNGVNGVHELNSVNDVNGKGLNGAVES